In Gimesia benthica, a single window of DNA contains:
- a CDS encoding RidA family protein, giving the protein MKSLTNLLTAVVLLVLTGSASAEVAYLNPSAETGISQCAVVKNSVLAHTSQILPINFNGGQVAAGNAGDQTAMVLQNLDYLLGKVDATLYRVVKLNVYVAREELVSEVKQRLVKELKFKVQPACTFVVTKLADPKALVAMDVVAALDSDKKIAKTEIYNDNVSGFRVALLPAGRTAYISGQAVKADTLEEATKKTMEELHQTLKFLGGSPENIVHLKAFLTPMKQGESSAEVIDSFFPEKRRPPVTLVEWFSTLPVEIEMIVALPEPAPASRPAETIVYKTPTGMKASPVYSRVAIAEVSDRIYVSGITSKEPGNYSTRIHSAFDQLKAIVTEAGSDMEHLAKATYYVSDNEISGDFGKIRQEYYNPKRPPAASKATVKSVGIPNRILLMDMIAVPVK; this is encoded by the coding sequence ATGAAATCCCTGACGAATCTACTGACAGCCGTTGTACTCCTGGTACTGACCGGATCGGCCTCGGCCGAGGTGGCCTACCTGAATCCATCCGCTGAGACAGGAATCTCGCAGTGTGCTGTCGTCAAAAACAGTGTGCTCGCACACACTTCTCAGATCCTGCCGATCAATTTCAATGGGGGACAGGTAGCAGCTGGAAATGCGGGAGATCAGACTGCGATGGTACTGCAGAATCTGGATTACCTGCTGGGCAAAGTCGATGCCACCCTGTACCGCGTTGTGAAACTAAATGTTTACGTGGCCCGGGAAGAACTGGTCTCCGAGGTCAAACAGCGACTGGTCAAAGAACTGAAATTCAAAGTTCAGCCCGCCTGTACTTTCGTGGTGACCAAACTCGCAGATCCCAAGGCCCTGGTGGCCATGGATGTCGTGGCGGCACTCGACTCAGATAAAAAAATCGCGAAGACAGAGATCTACAACGACAATGTCTCCGGGTTCCGTGTCGCCCTGTTACCCGCGGGACGGACCGCCTACATTTCCGGTCAGGCCGTCAAAGCGGACACACTGGAAGAAGCTACAAAAAAGACCATGGAAGAACTTCACCAGACACTGAAGTTCCTGGGTGGCTCTCCCGAAAACATCGTGCACCTCAAAGCGTTTCTTACACCGATGAAACAGGGAGAGAGTTCCGCAGAGGTGATCGACAGTTTCTTCCCCGAGAAACGCCGCCCGCCGGTCACGCTGGTGGAATGGTTCTCCACCCTGCCGGTCGAGATCGAAATGATCGTCGCATTACCTGAGCCGGCACCAGCCTCCCGTCCTGCGGAGACCATCGTCTACAAGACGCCGACCGGGATGAAAGCTTCCCCCGTCTACAGTCGCGTCGCGATTGCCGAAGTAAGTGACCGGATCTATGTTTCGGGAATCACTTCTAAAGAGCCGGGTAATTACAGTACACGGATTCACAGCGCCTTCGACCAGTTGAAAGCGATTGTGACGGAAGCAGGCAGCGATATGGAGCATCTGGCCAAAGCGACCTACTATGTTTCCGACAATGAAATCAGTGGCGACTTCGGTAAGATCCGCCAGGAATACTATAATCCGAAGCGGCCCCCGGCAGCCTCCAAGGCGACCGTCAAAAGCGTGGGCATTCCGAACCGGATCCTGCTGATGGATATGATCGCGGTTCCCGTCAAGTAA
- a CDS encoding prolyl oligopeptidase family serine peptidase, whose translation MKLPQKYLVKITIPLILAACWSSSLLYADGPKDNLPDQVRRIPALGVEVPEKQRAQLEEGLAKLKSSIDQLKKTKDARIRSLIPDVEIYHRAVRCALEYQEFFHEREIGVGSKLLEQGQERADQLLKGEAPWTKQTGLVVRGYISKIDQTVQPYGLVIPESYTFSGKSQYRCDLWFHGRGERLSEVNFINQAQRSRGQYTPTDTIVLHPYGRYSNAFKFAGEVDVLEALESTKENYRIDDDRVAVRGFSMGGAACWQFAVHYADRWFAANPGAGFSETPLFLDVFQNEELKPTWYEKKLWQLYDCPGYALNLFQCPTVAYSGEIDKQKQAADVMEEALAKVGIDMVHIIGPETAHRIHPDSKVIIEEKMDSLARVGRQRIPETIHLVAYTLKYNRMNWVILDAMDEEWDLGRIDARLLSDNRVEVNTNNVSALTLKMSAGECPLDMTQPVTVKIDGLKINVPRPLSDRSWEVSFHRENSTWELGPAVYEPGQLVKKHNLQGPIDDAFMDSFIFVSPSGKSASPTVEKWVQSEMKHAIVHWRQQFRGDARVMQDSQITDKEIAASNLVLWGDPQSNQILKKIIDKLPIQWNQEMIVVGNKQYAADHHASVLIFPNPLNPEKYVVLNSGFTYREYAYLNNARQVPMLPDWAIIDLRTPAGSQYPGKVVDANFFDEFWRLK comes from the coding sequence ATGAAATTACCACAAAAATATCTTGTCAAAATTACAATCCCTCTCATCCTGGCGGCCTGCTGGTCTTCCAGCCTGCTGTACGCGGATGGCCCGAAGGATAATCTGCCCGACCAGGTCCGCCGCATCCCCGCGCTGGGTGTCGAAGTTCCTGAGAAACAGCGTGCTCAACTGGAAGAGGGGCTGGCGAAACTCAAGTCGTCAATCGATCAGCTTAAAAAGACTAAGGATGCCCGCATTCGTTCCCTGATCCCCGATGTCGAAATCTACCATCGGGCCGTTCGCTGTGCCCTGGAATACCAGGAGTTTTTCCACGAACGGGAAATCGGCGTGGGCTCGAAGCTGCTCGAACAGGGACAGGAGCGAGCCGACCAGCTGCTGAAAGGGGAAGCCCCCTGGACCAAACAGACCGGCCTGGTCGTCCGCGGCTATATCTCGAAAATTGATCAGACGGTTCAGCCTTACGGCCTGGTCATTCCCGAGAGCTACACGTTCTCGGGTAAGAGCCAGTACCGCTGTGACCTCTGGTTCCACGGACGGGGCGAGCGTCTGAGTGAAGTCAACTTCATTAACCAGGCACAGCGTTCCCGCGGGCAGTACACTCCGACCGACACGATTGTCCTGCACCCCTACGGCCGTTACTCGAATGCGTTTAAATTCGCCGGCGAAGTCGATGTCCTGGAAGCACTGGAATCTACAAAAGAGAATTACCGCATCGACGATGATCGCGTTGCGGTCCGTGGATTCTCGATGGGAGGCGCTGCCTGCTGGCAGTTTGCCGTCCATTATGCTGACCGCTGGTTTGCCGCAAATCCAGGAGCAGGCTTCTCCGAAACCCCGCTCTTCCTGGATGTCTTCCAGAACGAAGAACTGAAGCCGACCTGGTACGAGAAGAAACTCTGGCAGCTCTACGACTGCCCGGGGTATGCCTTGAACCTGTTTCAATGTCCGACGGTCGCCTACAGTGGTGAAATTGATAAACAGAAGCAGGCAGCCGATGTGATGGAAGAAGCACTCGCCAAAGTAGGCATCGACATGGTCCACATCATCGGCCCGGAAACCGCACACCGGATTCACCCCGACTCCAAGGTAATTATCGAAGAGAAAATGGATTCCCTGGCCCGCGTAGGACGACAGCGGATTCCCGAAACCATTCACCTGGTGGCTTACACCCTGAAGTACAACCGCATGAACTGGGTGATTCTGGATGCGATGGACGAAGAATGGGATCTGGGGCGCATCGATGCCCGCCTGCTCTCCGATAACCGGGTCGAAGTTAATACAAATAACGTATCTGCTCTCACGCTGAAAATGTCAGCCGGTGAATGTCCGCTAGACATGACCCAGCCTGTCACTGTGAAAATCGACGGATTGAAAATCAATGTTCCCCGCCCACTCTCCGACCGTTCCTGGGAGGTCTCCTTTCACAGAGAGAACTCTACCTGGGAACTCGGCCCCGCAGTTTACGAACCGGGACAACTGGTCAAAAAACACAACCTGCAGGGTCCGATCGATGATGCTTTTATGGATTCGTTCATCTTTGTCTCTCCGTCCGGCAAATCTGCCTCTCCAACGGTTGAGAAGTGGGTCCAGTCAGAAATGAAACATGCGATCGTACACTGGCGTCAGCAGTTCCGCGGTGATGCCCGCGTAATGCAGGACTCACAGATCACGGACAAGGAAATCGCCGCGAGCAACCTGGTGCTCTGGGGCGACCCGCAGAGCAATCAGATCCTGAAAAAAATCATCGACAAGCTGCCGATCCAGTGGAATCAGGAGATGATCGTTGTGGGCAACAAGCAGTATGCTGCCGACCACCACGCTTCTGTGTTGATCTTCCCTAATCCACTGAATCCAGAGAAATATGTGGTTCTCAACAGCGGGTTTACTTATCGCGAGTATGCCTATCTGAATAATGCCCGCCAGGTGCCGATGCTACCCGACTGGGCAATCATCGATTTACGCACTCCGGCTGGCAGTCAGTATCCCGGGAAAGTGGTTGATGCCAACTTCTTCGATGAATTCTGGCGTTTGAAATGA